DNA sequence from the Atribacteraceae bacterium genome:
GAATGGTAAAACGCTTCGATCTCAGTCCAGCTCGCCCTATCGAAAGCCAAGGGCCGGCCGATGGTTTCCGAAATGGCCTCACGAGTGATGTCGTCTTCAGTTGGTCCCAGACCGCCGGTCAGAATCACCAGGGTAATTGCCGGATCGGAAAGGACAAACTCCAGGGTCCGGCGAATCTCATTCCGGTCATCTGGGACGAACAGGACCAATCTGGTCGAAACCCCACCTTCCAACAATCGTTCGGTAAGGAACCGGGCATTACGGTCCTTGACCAGACCAGTGACCAGTTCAGTTCCCACGCATATCACGACCGCCTTCATGAAATCACCCCCGCCAACTCGAAACGTCCTCCGCGAGTGATGGTCACGGGCACAACAGCACCGGGGCGCAATTCTGTACGGCCGCGGCTGTCCACCATAACCCGGCAGTCCACTTCCGGCGCATCCCCATAGGTTCTGCCGGTCAGGACCCGGCTCCGGCGGTTCCTGGTTCTCCGGAGTCGAGCCGAATCCAAAATCACCGAGAGGGTCTTCCCAACCAGACTCTGATGATATTCTTCCATCAACTGGTGCTGAGTTTCCAGCAAGAGGCGGTAGCGTTCCCGGGCGACTCCCGGGGGGACCTTAGGTAAGAGTGCCGCCGAAGGAGCCTCGGCTTGCTCAGAGTAACAAAACGCACCCAAGCGCTCGAAACGAAGCACGGTAACAAAATCCAGGAGAGATTGAAAAGCAGCGTCATCCTCTCCCGGGAAACCGAGCAGGAATGTGGTGCGGACAACCAATCCCGGAAGTGCTTTCCGGGCACGGATAATCCGGTCGCGTATCTCGACAGGATTATCGAATCGCCCCATCCGGCGCAAAATGCCCGGATCAGCATGTTGCAGAGGAATATCAAGAAAAGGAACAACCTGGGGCACGGTGGCCATCGTGGCGATGAGCCGGTCATCCAAGCTTTCCGGTGAAAGATAGAGCAGTCGCAACCAGCGGTCCCGGGGCATGACCCGGCCCAAAGACAGGAGAAGATCGGGGAGGAAACGCCGGGCATAGCGGTCTAGACCATACGCCCCCAGATCCTGGGCCAAGAGAATGATCTCCCGTATCCCCCGGTTACACAGGTTCTTTACTTCCCCGACGACCGACTCGATCGTCCGGCTGCGCAGCGGTCCCCGGATGCGGGGTATGATACAGAAAGTGCAGCGGTTCGCACACCCCTCCGCTATTTTGACATAAGCGTAGTGCTCCGGCGTAGACAGGACCCGCTCGGTCCGTTCATTGTAGAGAAAAGGAGGCGAGTCCACCCAAATGCCTGGGTGGTCCTGTTCGATAATCTCCACTATCCGGGGAAAATCGTTGATCCCAATCCAAAAGTCAACAAAGGGAAATTCCCGGGATGCCGCAGTGTGGAAGCGCTGGGGGTAGCACCCTATCACCAAGACTCGTTTGTGCGGGCTGGAGCGCCGAATGGCGGAAATTTTCTCGATCCATCCCCGGCTTTCCGCACAGGCCTCATCCTGAAAGGCGCAGGTGTTGAGGATGATCCAGTCTGCCTTTTCCGGAGACTCGACCGCAGTATAACCTCTGGCAAAGAGCTTTCCCAGCACCACTTCAGAATCGACCCGGTTTTTATCACAACCGAGAGTGACGAAGGATATCGTTTTCATGGGCGGAAAAGCCTGGTGAAGGCCTCTCCTCCCTCAGCCAGCAAACCTTCTTCCTGTTCATTCAAAACCAGGCGGACCCGGTCGCCGTCCCGACCGCTCAGCTCGAGCAAGGAATGCGACCGTAGCACGTATTCCTTCCCTGGGATCAGGATTCCGGTAAAGATATTTCGTCCAGCGGATCGCACTTCTAACCAAGCCAGGTCTTCCGGAATCAAGCGCAAATTCAGAACGAATACCTCCGGTTCCGGTGCCAAGATCTCCTCTTCTTCCGGAAGGGTCGGTGGGCTCACGGTGGGAGTAACCGCGACGATATCAGGGGTTGGCGTAACAGGAATCTGCTGCCCAATGAAAAACTGTCCCCGGCCGGTAATCAATAAGAAGAAAAAACCGATAAAAAAAACCGTGGCTACCACCAGACCGGTGAGCAGTTTGCGAAACATTTGTGAGCGAGCTTTTTTGACTGCTTTTTTGACTGTTTTTTTGACTACAGGTTTTCTTGTAACCCGCTCCGGGTCCCGGCGATCCGGGGGTTTAAAAATTAGGTCTTTTTTAAACCGCTCGACCAAGCCGGCTTCATCGAGTTGTAAAAACTTGCTGTATATTTTCAAGTATCCGAGGGCGTAGGATGATCCAGGGATATCTTTCCATTTTTCTTCCTCCAGTGCTTCCAGGTGTTTGCGCAGAACAAATGTCCTGGTTTCCACTTCCTGGAGGGAAAGACCTTTTTCTTCCCGGGCACGCTTCAGCGTTTCTCCGATACCGATTCTTCCTTCCTCATTCATCTAACTTAATCTCCTTTGTTCACCATAACTTTCCGTGGCTTACTCCCCTCATACGGTCCAACGACGCCGTCCCGCTCCATCTTTTCAATCAACCGGGCAGCCCGGTTGAATCCGATGCGCAGGCGTCTTTGGAGAAGCGAGGTCGATGCCTTACCGTTTTCCACCACGATGGAGATCGCTTCCCGATACAGTTCTTCCTCTTCCTCTAGATCATCTTCGACGTCGTCTTTCAGAATAAATTCCATGGGGTAATTGATCTCCCCGGAATTGCTCAACCAGTGTTCCACAACCCGCTTGGTTTCCGACGTACTCAAGTAGGCCCCCTGGCCCCGGATGGCTTTGTTGATCCCCACCGGGGAAAAAAGAAGATCGCCATTGCCCAGCAGTTTTTCTGCACCGACCCCATCAAGAATCGTTTTTGAATCCGCCTGGGACGAAACTGCGAAGGCCAACCGCGAGGGAAAATTGGCCTTGATCAAACCGGTAATGACGTCCACCGACGGCCGTTGGGTAGCCAACAGGAGGTGGATGCCAACCGCGCGGGCCATTTGGGCCAACCGGCAGATATAGGCTTCCACGTCGGCGGGTGCGGTCATCATCAGGTCCGCCAATTCGTCGATCACCACCACCACGTAAGGTAATCGTTCATTTTCCTCAACCAGGGCGTTGTATTCCTCGATGTTCCGGGTCGAGAGGTCGGACAGGAGATGGTACCGGGAATCCATTTCCCGGCACATCCACTTCAGGAATTTGACCACCCACCGAACCTCGGAGATGACCGGCGCACAAAGGTGGGGAAGATCGGTATACAGGGAAAGCTCCA
Encoded proteins:
- the rimO gene encoding 30S ribosomal protein S12 methylthiotransferase RimO encodes the protein MKTISFVTLGCDKNRVDSEVVLGKLFARGYTAVESPEKADWIILNTCAFQDEACAESRGWIEKISAIRRSSPHKRVLVIGCYPQRFHTAASREFPFVDFWIGINDFPRIVEIIEQDHPGIWVDSPPFLYNERTERVLSTPEHYAYVKIAEGCANRCTFCIIPRIRGPLRSRTIESVVGEVKNLCNRGIREIILLAQDLGAYGLDRYARRFLPDLLLSLGRVMPRDRWLRLLYLSPESLDDRLIATMATVPQVVPFLDIPLQHADPGILRRMGRFDNPVEIRDRIIRARKALPGLVVRTTFLLGFPGEDDAAFQSLLDFVTVLRFERLGAFCYSEQAEAPSAALLPKVPPGVARERYRLLLETQHQLMEEYHQSLVGKTLSVILDSARLRRTRNRRSRVLTGRTYGDAPEVDCRVMVDSRGRTELRPGAVVPVTITRGGRFELAGVIS
- a CDS encoding helix-turn-helix domain-containing protein; the encoded protein is MNEEGRIGIGETLKRAREEKGLSLQEVETRTFVLRKHLEALEEEKWKDIPGSSYALGYLKIYSKFLQLDEAGLVERFKKDLIFKPPDRRDPERVTRKPVVKKTVKKAVKKARSQMFRKLLTGLVVATVFFIGFFFLLITGRGQFFIGQQIPVTPTPDIVAVTPTVSPPTLPEEEEILAPEPEVFVLNLRLIPEDLAWLEVRSAGRNIFTGILIPGKEYVLRSHSLLELSGRDGDRVRLVLNEQEEGLLAEGGEAFTRLFRP